From a region of the Bradyrhizobium sp. KBS0727 genome:
- a CDS encoding ArsC family reductase, whose protein sequence is MTITIYGIKNCDTMKKARAWLDGRGIAYDFHDYKTAGIAKDTLKRWSDELGWETLLNRAGTTFRKLPDSDKEGLNERKALALMVAQPSMIKRPVLDIGGRLLAGFKPEIYAKEVPSKSGGRKA, encoded by the coding sequence ATGACGATCACGATCTACGGCATCAAGAACTGTGACACCATGAAGAAGGCCCGCGCCTGGCTCGACGGCCGTGGCATCGCCTACGACTTTCACGACTACAAGACCGCCGGCATTGCCAAGGACACACTGAAGCGATGGTCCGACGAACTCGGCTGGGAAACATTGCTCAACCGCGCCGGAACGACATTCCGCAAACTGCCCGATAGCGACAAGGAAGGTCTCAACGAGCGCAAGGCGCTGGCGTTGATGGTGGCGCAGCCGTCGATGATCAAGCGTCCGGTGCTCGATATCGGCGGCAGATTGCTGGCCGGGTTCAAGCCGGAGATTTATGCAAAGGAAGTGCCGTCGAAGTCGGGCGGGCGAAAAGCCTAA
- a CDS encoding dicarboxylate/amino acid:cation symporter: protein MAAETTRPAVHHQPWYRILYIQVLIAIGLGVLVGRFYPDLGKELKPLGDGFIALIKMMIAPVIFCTVVHGISSMGDLKRVGRVGLKALIYFEVVSTVALAVGLIVGEVLQPGHGFNIDPATIDPKSVATYVTKAKEEGIVAHLLGIIPDSYFGALARGDLLQVLLVSILSGFAVAFLGKAGEPISRAVDQAAKMFFGIIRMIVRLAPIGAFGAMAFTVGAYGLTSLWNLIALIATFYLTSILFVLVVLGSIARFSGFSIIRFILYIKDELLIVLGTSSSETVLPQMIQKMEHLGASRPVVGLVIPTGYSFNLDGTNIYMTLATLFLAQATNTHLTIWHELGILGIAIITSKGASGVTGAGFITLAATLSIVPDIPIQSIAILVGIDKFMSECRALTNLIGNGVACIVISRSEGELDKDKLHEAMAHPIELGEALEPGAA, encoded by the coding sequence ATGGCCGCCGAAACCACCCGTCCAGCCGTGCATCATCAGCCGTGGTACAGGATCCTCTACATTCAGGTTCTGATCGCGATCGGGCTTGGCGTCCTGGTCGGCCGGTTCTATCCGGACTTGGGCAAAGAGCTGAAGCCGCTCGGTGACGGTTTCATCGCCCTGATCAAGATGATGATTGCGCCGGTGATCTTCTGCACCGTCGTGCATGGCATTTCCTCGATGGGCGACCTGAAGCGGGTCGGCCGGGTCGGGCTCAAGGCCCTGATCTATTTCGAGGTCGTCTCGACGGTGGCGCTCGCGGTCGGCCTGATCGTCGGCGAAGTCCTGCAGCCCGGTCACGGCTTCAACATCGATCCGGCCACCATCGACCCCAAATCCGTGGCCACCTATGTCACCAAGGCGAAGGAGGAGGGGATCGTCGCCCACCTGCTCGGGATCATTCCCGACAGCTATTTCGGCGCGCTGGCCCGCGGCGATCTGCTGCAGGTCCTGCTGGTTTCGATCCTCTCGGGCTTCGCCGTGGCGTTCCTCGGCAAGGCCGGCGAACCGATTTCCCGTGCCGTCGACCAGGCCGCCAAGATGTTCTTCGGCATCATCCGCATGATCGTTCGTCTCGCGCCGATCGGTGCTTTCGGCGCGATGGCGTTCACCGTCGGCGCCTATGGTCTCACCTCGCTGTGGAACCTGATTGCGCTGATCGCAACCTTCTATCTCACCAGCATTCTGTTCGTGCTGGTCGTGCTGGGTTCGATTGCGAGGTTTTCGGGCTTCTCGATTATTCGCTTCATCCTCTACATCAAGGATGAACTCCTGATCGTGCTCGGAACGTCGTCGTCGGAGACCGTGCTGCCGCAGATGATTCAGAAGATGGAGCATCTCGGCGCGTCGCGGCCGGTGGTTGGCCTCGTCATTCCCACCGGCTACAGCTTCAATCTCGACGGCACCAACATCTATATGACGCTGGCGACGCTGTTCCTGGCGCAGGCGACCAACACCCATCTGACGATCTGGCACGAGCTCGGCATTCTCGGCATTGCCATCATCACCTCGAAGGGTGCGTCCGGCGTCACGGGAGCGGGCTTCATCACGCTGGCAGCGACGCTTTCGATCGTCCCTGACATCCCGATCCAGTCGATTGCCATTCTGGTCGGTATCGACAAGTTCATGAGCGAATGCCGGGCGCTGACCAATCTGATCGGCAACGGCGTTGCCTGCATCGTGATCAGCCGCTCGGAGGGCGAACTGGACAAGGACAAGCTGCACGAGGCCATGGCGCATCCGATCGAATTGGGCGAAGCGCTCGAGCCGGGTGCGGCGTAG